In a single window of the Pseudomonas entomophila genome:
- a CDS encoding NAD(P)H-quinone oxidoreductase, with amino-acid sequence MTAIDITQPGGPQVLQPTTRETPRPGPREVLVQVHAAGVNGPDLLQRKGLYAPPPGASDIPGLEIAGRVVAVGEQVSRFVIGDAVIALVPGGGYAAYAVADERTSAPLPHTLTMVEGAALPETFMTVWVNLFQRGGFKAGESVLIHGGASGIGTTATQLAKAFGASKIFTTVNGAGQQAASLDLGADLAIDYTREDFVEQVLRHTDGQGVDVIVDIIAGDYVARNFKAAAMDGRIVQIGVVKGPATEVDLFPLLVKRLTHIGSTLRARSIDDKASILADLQARAWPHVHSGAVKPLIHATFPLAAARQAHELMESGQHIGKVVLSVAHQG; translated from the coding sequence ATGACCGCCATCGACATCACTCAACCCGGTGGCCCGCAGGTCCTGCAACCCACCACTCGCGAAACGCCGCGCCCAGGCCCACGGGAAGTGCTGGTGCAGGTCCATGCCGCTGGCGTCAACGGCCCGGACCTGCTGCAACGCAAGGGCCTGTACGCGCCACCGCCCGGCGCCTCGGATATTCCAGGCCTGGAGATCGCCGGCAGGGTCGTCGCCGTCGGTGAACAGGTCAGTCGCTTCGTCATCGGCGACGCGGTCATCGCCCTCGTGCCGGGCGGCGGCTACGCAGCGTACGCGGTGGCCGACGAGCGCACCAGCGCACCGCTGCCGCATACCCTCACCATGGTCGAGGGCGCGGCGCTGCCGGAAACCTTCATGACCGTCTGGGTCAACCTGTTCCAGCGCGGGGGGTTCAAGGCGGGCGAATCGGTGCTGATCCACGGTGGCGCCTCGGGCATCGGCACCACCGCCACGCAACTGGCCAAGGCCTTCGGCGCCTCGAAGATTTTCACCACGGTCAATGGGGCCGGGCAACAGGCCGCCAGCCTCGACCTGGGCGCCGACCTGGCCATCGACTACACCCGCGAAGACTTCGTCGAGCAGGTGCTGCGGCATACCGACGGCCAGGGCGTGGATGTGATCGTCGACATCATCGCCGGTGACTACGTCGCCCGGAACTTCAAGGCCGCGGCCATGGATGGGCGCATCGTGCAGATCGGCGTGGTCAAGGGCCCAGCCACCGAAGTGGACCTGTTCCCCCTGCTGGTCAAGCGCCTGACCCATATCGGCTCGACCCTGCGCGCGCGCAGCATCGACGACAAAGCCTCGATCCTCGCCGATTTGCAGGCCAGGGCATGGCCCCATGTACACAGCGGTGCGGTGAAACCGCTGATCCACGCGACCTTCCCGCTGGCCGCCGCGCGCCAGGCCCATGAGCTGATGGAGTCTGGCCAGCATATCGGCAAGGTGGTGCTGAGCGTGGCACACCAGGGCTGA
- a CDS encoding LysR family transcriptional regulator: protein MNWDDARMLLALSREQTLRRAARVLRVDQATVGRRVAALEADLGSTLFLRTPAGYQLTAIGEVAVEAALKMEQAALELTRRIGGADNELAGEVRIATTDSLAQDFVIPALAELHQAYPDIRVLLSGSSEVVNLSQRETDIAIRNLRPDNPDLVLRKLASWTMGLFASADYVQRRGVPAVGSFAGHELVVYEPYWRDQARPALVDVPIGEGRVVLAANASLMLRRAIGQGLGIGEIPVELGLRDGLQRLWPNLTRAKPYEVWMVTHQDLRHTARVRVVIDHLVRAFAAYA, encoded by the coding sequence TTGAACTGGGACGACGCCCGCATGCTCCTGGCCCTGAGCCGCGAACAGACCCTGCGCCGCGCCGCACGGGTGTTGCGGGTCGACCAGGCCACCGTGGGCCGGCGGGTGGCGGCGCTGGAAGCGGACCTGGGCTCGACCCTGTTCCTGCGCACCCCGGCCGGCTACCAGCTGACCGCCATCGGCGAGGTAGCCGTGGAAGCGGCGCTGAAGATGGAGCAGGCCGCCCTCGAACTGACCCGGCGCATCGGCGGCGCCGACAACGAACTGGCCGGCGAAGTGCGCATCGCCACCACCGATTCCCTGGCCCAGGATTTCGTCATCCCGGCGCTGGCCGAGCTGCATCAGGCATACCCCGACATCCGCGTGCTGCTCAGCGGCAGCTCGGAGGTCGTCAACCTGTCCCAGCGCGAAACCGACATCGCCATCCGCAACCTGCGCCCGGACAACCCCGACCTGGTCCTGCGCAAGCTGGCCAGCTGGACCATGGGGCTGTTCGCCTCGGCGGACTATGTGCAGCGCCGGGGCGTGCCGGCCGTCGGCAGTTTCGCGGGCCATGAACTGGTGGTATACGAGCCGTACTGGCGCGACCAGGCCCGGCCCGCCCTGGTCGACGTGCCCATCGGCGAGGGCAGGGTGGTCCTGGCGGCCAATGCCAGCCTCATGCTGCGCCGGGCGATCGGCCAGGGCCTGGGCATTGGTGAAATCCCTGTGGAGCTTGGCCTGCGTGACGGCCTGCAGCGGCTCTGGCCAAACCTCACACGGGCAAAGCCCTATGAAGTGTGGATGGTGACCCACCAGGACCTGCGCCACACCGCCCGGGTGCGCGTGGTGATCGACCATCTGGTTCGGGCGTTCGCTGCATATGCCTGA
- a CDS encoding nucleotidyltransferase family protein codes for MSVVALVLAAGQGSRFGADKRRALLADGRSLLQHSVERALAVFDEVRVVLRAGEQGEDLELPAGCRIVASPEAGHGMGHSLAAGAASLDDCAAEAVAIVLGDMPWVQAQTFRHLIEAASATAIVVPRHQGQNGHPVLFGRSYWPELAQLAGDAGARSVLQRHRQHWRVVEVSDAGVLRDVDTPAALG; via the coding sequence GTGAGCGTCGTCGCGCTGGTATTGGCGGCGGGGCAAGGTTCGCGCTTCGGTGCTGACAAGCGTCGCGCGTTGCTGGCCGATGGCCGCAGCCTGTTGCAGCACAGTGTCGAACGCGCCTTGGCGGTGTTCGACGAAGTGCGCGTGGTGTTGCGTGCTGGCGAGCAGGGCGAGGACCTGGAGCTGCCCGCGGGTTGTCGCATCGTCGCCAGCCCCGAGGCGGGACATGGCATGGGCCATAGCTTGGCGGCCGGTGCCGCGTCGCTCGACGATTGCGCCGCCGAAGCCGTGGCCATCGTGCTGGGCGACATGCCCTGGGTTCAGGCGCAGACCTTCCGGCACCTGATCGAAGCGGCCAGTGCAACGGCCATCGTGGTGCCACGTCATCAGGGGCAGAATGGGCATCCGGTGCTGTTCGGGCGCAGCTACTGGCCTGAACTGGCCCAGTTGGCGGGTGACGCGGGCGCGCGTTCGGTGCTGCAACGGCATCGGCAACACTGGCGGGTGGTCGAGGTGAGCGACGCCGGGGTATTGCGCGACGTCGATACGCCGGCTGCGCTCGGCTAG
- a CDS encoding putative bifunctional diguanylate cyclase/phosphodiesterase — translation MLIGSYSSSLVLISLCVAILASYTALDLTGRIATAKGRAVHLWMLGGAFAMGIGIWSMHFIGMLAFSLPISLGYDTTLTALSLLIAVASSGFALWLVSQPKLPLMQLGFGALIMGSGIACMHYTGMAALRMQPGIDYDPTLFGASLAIAVGASAAALWIAFRLRQHTPYVRQFRGLAAVVMGIAIVGMHYTGMAAANFPTGSYCGALVDGLAGDGLDYLVLITTLAVLAVALLTSVLDARLEARTAELARSLTLANQELTQLALHDTLTGLPNRTLLADRIDQAIGRVAEQGGCFALMFIDLDGFKPVNDAFGHHVGDLLLKAVAARLRGHLHSQDTLARIGGDEFVLLVELGEPDDAMGVAVKQVNLVSRPFRVAEHDLQLTASVGIVLYPGNGADQHELLRNADAAMYHAKSAGKNGYRFFDASMNTNARQQLQLLQDLRTALEQGQFRLHYQPKFDAAARQPIGAEALLRWEHPHHGLMLPDRFIGLAEKTGLIIPIGEWVLGEACRQMRQWMDQGHADWRIAVNLSAIQFCHAGLVDSVARALNDNGLPANRLTLEITETTAMRDADASLTVLQRLSDMGVDLSIDDFGTGYSSLMYLKRLPANELKIDRGFVRDLEQDSDDAAIVSAIVALGQALGLRIVAEGVETDRQQDFLTRLGCDSLQGYLLGQPVPPEQFMQRLEQAGKKAGHTVS, via the coding sequence ATGCTGATCGGTAGCTACTCCTCCTCGCTGGTGTTGATCTCGCTGTGCGTGGCCATTCTCGCCTCCTACACGGCCCTGGATCTCACCGGGCGCATCGCCACGGCCAAGGGCCGGGCGGTGCACCTGTGGATGCTGGGCGGCGCCTTCGCCATGGGCATCGGCATCTGGTCGATGCATTTCATCGGCATGCTGGCGTTCAGCCTGCCGATCAGCCTGGGCTACGACACCACGCTGACGGCGCTGTCGCTATTGATCGCGGTGGCGTCCTCGGGCTTTGCCCTGTGGCTGGTGAGCCAGCCGAAACTGCCACTGATGCAACTGGGCTTTGGCGCGCTGATCATGGGCAGCGGTATCGCCTGCATGCATTACACCGGTATGGCGGCATTGCGCATGCAGCCGGGCATCGACTATGACCCGACACTGTTCGGCGCCTCGCTGGCCATCGCCGTCGGTGCCTCGGCTGCCGCACTGTGGATCGCCTTCCGCCTGCGCCAGCACACGCCCTACGTGCGGCAGTTCCGGGGGCTGGCGGCGGTGGTCATGGGCATCGCCATCGTCGGCATGCACTACACCGGCATGGCTGCGGCGAACTTCCCCACCGGCAGTTACTGCGGTGCGCTGGTCGACGGCCTGGCCGGCGATGGCCTGGACTACCTGGTGCTGATCACCACCCTGGCGGTGCTGGCGGTGGCGCTGCTGACCTCGGTGCTCGATGCCCGCCTGGAGGCGCGCACGGCGGAGCTGGCGCGTTCGCTGACCCTGGCCAACCAGGAGCTCACTCAACTGGCCCTGCACGACACCCTGACCGGCCTGCCCAACCGGACGCTACTGGCCGACCGCATCGACCAGGCCATTGGCCGGGTAGCCGAGCAGGGCGGCTGCTTCGCGCTGATGTTCATCGACCTGGACGGCTTCAAGCCGGTCAACGACGCCTTCGGCCACCATGTCGGCGACCTGCTGCTCAAGGCGGTGGCGGCACGCCTGCGCGGGCACCTGCACAGCCAGGACACCCTGGCGCGGATCGGCGGCGACGAGTTCGTGCTGCTGGTCGAGCTGGGCGAGCCGGACGACGCCATGGGCGTGGCGGTCAAGCAGGTCAACCTGGTGTCGCGGCCATTCCGCGTGGCCGAGCACGACCTGCAACTGACGGCCAGTGTCGGCATCGTGCTGTACCCGGGCAACGGCGCCGACCAGCACGAACTGCTGCGCAACGCCGACGCCGCCATGTACCACGCCAAGAGCGCCGGCAAGAACGGCTACAGGTTCTTCGACGCCTCGATGAACACCAATGCGCGCCAGCAGCTGCAACTGCTGCAGGACCTGCGCACGGCACTGGAGCAGGGCCAGTTCCGCCTGCATTACCAACCCAAGTTCGACGCAGCGGCGCGCCAGCCCATCGGCGCCGAGGCGCTGCTGCGCTGGGAGCACCCGCACCATGGCCTGATGCTGCCGGACCGCTTCATCGGCCTGGCCGAGAAGACCGGCCTGATCATCCCCATTGGCGAGTGGGTGCTGGGCGAAGCCTGCCGGCAGATGCGCCAGTGGATGGACCAGGGCCACGCCGACTGGCGCATCGCGGTCAACCTGTCGGCGATCCAGTTCTGCCATGCCGGGCTGGTGGACAGCGTGGCGCGGGCGTTGAACGACAATGGCCTGCCGGCCAACCGGCTGACCCTGGAAATCACCGAAACCACCGCCATGCGCGACGCCGACGCCAGCCTGACAGTGCTGCAGCGCCTGTCCGACATGGGCGTCGACCTGTCCATCGACGACTTCGGCACCGGTTATTCCAGCCTGATGTACCTCAAGCGCCTGCCGGCCAACGAGCTGAAGATCGACCGTGGTTTCGTCCGCGACCTGGAGCAGGACAGCGACGATGCGGCGATTGTCTCGGCCATCGTCGCCCTGGGCCAGGCGCTGGGCTTGCGTATCGTCGCCGAAGGCGTGGAGACCGACCGTCAGCAGGATTTCCTCACCCGCCTGGGGTGCGATTCGCTGCAGGGGTACTTGCTGGGGCAACCGGTGCCGCCCGAGCAGTTCATGCAACGCTTGGAGCAGGCCGGCAAAAAAGCCGGGCACACCGTTAGCTGA
- the mnxG gene encoding manganese-oxidizing multicopper oxidase MnxG yields MSTPCKGPVLSTLLLALLGWQASGEAAVQCQRTLTANVVALDQPLMFNRLGAQNANGMMFALRQDVVDEHQVPLNKGGAAVPGKVTLRPDKRPRPIVLRVAAGDCLTVNLTNLLAYQANPNKHGIHPEEPEGEEGQEAEVPEVEGDEHFVADQQVTDRHTGFQVNGMQAVNSIADIAANTGRNGNFLVAPGSTRSYTLYAEREGAFAVSSRGAPFGGEGNAGNVANGLFGQVVVVPKGGRTYRNTLTEEEMRLATTGRTATGQPVIDYAARYPQTEPWIAEGKAGKPIIAMVDGNEILNSETDAIVMGPNPDGSFPKATYPLESVGKRNPALPNRLEAFRDFAAQFADEVAGTQAFPGYWADPVMGHVLEPARDSFMINYAAGGMGAEVVANRLGVGPMHDCLSCAYEEFFLSAHTVGDIGTLVDIPANVGLEHIRPGEVPPASATGVKATMALYPAEPANVHHSYIGDFTKFRNTHNGHEQHIFHLHGHQWLFNPNDDNSDYIDAQGIGPGVGYTYEIANGGSGNRNRVAGDAIYHCHFYPHFAQGMWAMWRVHDVFEPGTRLEVSGEGANGYHSTPFALRNGKPAAGARALPDGEIVAGTPIPAIVPLPGKAMAPMPGNVTVVPKLSETLVAEHDEGEEGDDHPDAPATPRAVGSLALVDRSETNRNADGSLKNPGYPFWIGGMESSVGQRPPTPPLDMLDPALARQLKDSGKALWANLDPNQVDGWDGGLGRHALDGVSAGGEAVTTTTKLDFSKVVHKAKPIYLPEEGTEVEQAAMQFHAKAEHPSFALIPGSSPVAKAFRTNGALPTAGAPYYEPCMDDRGKRLTQSSGIGEFFSGENLTGMSFRGSSTFTADRPRIYKAANIQFDAVYNKVGYHFPQARILALWEDAWPVITKQRPPEPMVLRMNTFDCTQYVHTNLIPSFYEMDDYQVRTPTDVIGQHIHLPKWDLTAADGSANGWNYEDGILSPGSVVERVHAIRAFNNCTEGDARDGTAACPNAKQHPYFGRFGRADWLGARTAMQRWFADPLVNVHNVDRGLGTIFTHDHLGPSTHQQLGLYATVLAEPAGSTWYHAETGEQLYNPASRQDGGPTSWQAVIQTGDHDGDGKNDSYREFFLEYSDFQHAYEAGVYVGAGPNGIPDGQSYPATADSFRYAINPPVRGKASNLLEAIVETRGGLNPGCPSRPCPQAISVDDPGMFVVNYRNEPLALRVFDPNKVGPDGKRGMQADGLGGDLAYALQTRTDRAIPAMNLAPSAITQAVGPTGGTTLFPPHINKAGSEPGDPFTPMLRTYSGDNVRLRMHAGGHEEEHNVTLHGVKWLQNGSGFGNSSNSGWKSSQMIGISEQLGFMAPVSMISSSAATNGDYLYSLDAALEGYWNGIWGIMRNYTAQRADLFALPNNPQPVAMRNTVNFDGICPKTTANPTGVGTRPTVKRSYEVVAALANDILENRQGVSINDPAGIGQHVGGPLKANGGTLVFNSRRTSIPLVSGVDPEDGETFTIGGHSAPLHDPTAILYVRKADLDASTGKLKAGVPVEPLILRANAGDCISITLENRLPLVMPDLPSTAVMHNVVKRDRFDSEGATAFANNLMRPSSHVGLHAQLLAYDITKSDGVNVGLNPVQTVPPRSGGSGAWPTKVYQYYAGHLEREGKPTLQLGRTVDNINTTAIEFGGLNLTPADVIKQPQKGLVGGMSILPQTATWTEDTASRAQATVKVSGQPDYRDFVTVWQRALNMRWADGRPVAGINTEGNGAAGDPQDNGNMAVNYKTEPLWLRFGVAPDAPFGRADGLGFADIPNVHMAYSNALVGGDPQTPVLYAKPGQPLRNHIVMPSGGSRGMTYQLDGHVWPLHNYQAEKSDVDGYPMGLPGIGSVRFGYNPMAMYIGAQESVLPAAHFSFMLPSAGGANAVPGDYLFRDYAAYGNTSGLWGIMRVTNEAPPAVAPAQ; encoded by the coding sequence ATGTCGACCCCGTGCAAAGGCCCTGTTCTGTCCACCTTGCTGTTGGCCTTGCTGGGCTGGCAGGCCAGCGGCGAGGCCGCCGTGCAGTGCCAGCGCACGCTGACGGCCAACGTGGTGGCCCTGGACCAGCCCCTGATGTTCAACCGCCTTGGCGCGCAGAACGCCAACGGCATGATGTTCGCCCTGCGCCAGGACGTGGTGGATGAGCACCAGGTGCCCTTGAACAAGGGCGGCGCGGCGGTGCCGGGCAAGGTCACCCTGCGCCCGGACAAGCGCCCGCGGCCGATCGTGCTGCGGGTGGCCGCAGGCGACTGCCTGACGGTCAACCTGACCAACCTGCTGGCCTACCAGGCCAACCCCAACAAGCACGGCATCCACCCAGAAGAACCTGAAGGCGAAGAGGGGCAGGAGGCCGAGGTGCCGGAGGTCGAGGGTGACGAGCACTTCGTCGCTGATCAGCAGGTCACCGACCGCCACACCGGTTTCCAGGTCAACGGCATGCAGGCGGTCAATAGCATCGCTGATATCGCCGCCAACACCGGGCGCAACGGCAACTTCCTGGTCGCCCCGGGCAGCACCCGCAGCTACACCCTGTACGCCGAGCGCGAAGGCGCCTTCGCCGTGTCCAGCCGTGGCGCGCCATTCGGTGGCGAGGGCAACGCCGGCAACGTCGCCAACGGCCTGTTCGGCCAGGTGGTGGTGGTACCGAAAGGCGGGCGCACCTACCGCAACACCCTCACCGAAGAAGAAATGCGCCTGGCCACCACTGGGCGCACGGCCACCGGCCAGCCGGTGATCGACTACGCGGCGCGCTACCCGCAGACAGAACCGTGGATCGCCGAAGGCAAGGCCGGCAAGCCGATCATCGCCATGGTCGACGGCAACGAGATCCTCAACAGCGAGACCGATGCCATCGTCATGGGCCCCAACCCGGACGGCAGTTTCCCGAAAGCCACCTACCCCCTGGAAAGCGTGGGCAAGCGCAACCCGGCGCTGCCCAACCGGCTGGAGGCGTTCCGTGATTTCGCCGCGCAATTCGCCGATGAAGTGGCCGGCACCCAGGCCTTCCCCGGCTACTGGGCGGACCCGGTGATGGGCCATGTGCTGGAACCGGCCCGCGACTCGTTCATGATCAACTACGCCGCCGGCGGCATGGGCGCCGAAGTGGTGGCCAACCGGCTGGGGGTGGGGCCGATGCACGATTGCCTGTCGTGCGCCTATGAAGAGTTCTTCCTCAGCGCCCATACCGTGGGCGACATCGGCACGCTGGTGGACATCCCGGCCAACGTCGGGCTCGAGCACATCCGCCCAGGCGAAGTGCCGCCGGCCAGCGCGACGGGTGTGAAGGCGACCATGGCCCTGTACCCAGCCGAGCCGGCCAACGTGCACCACAGCTACATCGGCGACTTCACCAAGTTCCGCAACACCCACAATGGCCACGAGCAGCACATATTCCACTTGCATGGCCACCAGTGGCTGTTCAACCCCAACGACGACAACTCTGACTACATCGATGCCCAGGGCATCGGGCCGGGTGTGGGCTACACCTATGAAATCGCCAACGGCGGCTCGGGCAACCGCAACCGCGTGGCGGGCGACGCCATCTACCACTGCCACTTCTACCCGCACTTCGCCCAGGGCATGTGGGCCATGTGGCGGGTGCACGACGTGTTCGAGCCGGGTACTCGCCTTGAGGTGAGCGGCGAGGGCGCCAATGGTTACCACAGCACGCCGTTTGCCCTGCGTAACGGCAAACCCGCTGCGGGCGCCCGGGCACTGCCGGACGGCGAGATCGTTGCCGGCACGCCGATCCCGGCCATCGTGCCGCTGCCCGGCAAGGCCATGGCGCCGATGCCCGGCAACGTGACCGTGGTGCCGAAGTTGTCCGAAACCCTGGTGGCCGAGCATGACGAGGGCGAGGAGGGCGATGACCACCCGGACGCGCCTGCCACGCCACGCGCTGTCGGCTCCCTGGCGTTGGTCGACCGCAGCGAGACCAACCGCAACGCCGACGGTTCGCTGAAGAACCCCGGCTACCCGTTCTGGATCGGCGGCATGGAAAGCAGCGTCGGCCAGCGCCCGCCGACCCCGCCGTTGGACATGCTCGACCCGGCCCTGGCGCGCCAGCTCAAAGACAGCGGCAAGGCGCTGTGGGCCAACCTCGACCCCAATCAGGTCGATGGCTGGGACGGCGGCCTCGGGCGCCACGCGCTGGATGGCGTGTCGGCTGGCGGCGAGGCAGTGACCACCACCACCAAGCTGGATTTCTCCAAGGTGGTGCACAAGGCCAAGCCGATCTACCTGCCTGAAGAGGGCACCGAGGTCGAGCAGGCGGCCATGCAGTTCCATGCCAAGGCCGAGCACCCCAGCTTCGCCCTGATCCCCGGCAGTTCGCCGGTGGCCAAGGCGTTCCGCACCAACGGCGCGTTGCCCACGGCGGGCGCGCCGTACTACGAGCCGTGCATGGATGACCGTGGCAAGCGCCTGACCCAGTCCTCGGGCATTGGCGAGTTCTTCAGCGGTGAAAACCTCACCGGCATGAGTTTCCGCGGTTCGTCCACCTTCACCGCCGACCGGCCGCGTATCTACAAGGCCGCCAACATCCAGTTCGACGCCGTGTACAACAAAGTCGGCTACCACTTCCCGCAGGCACGCATCCTGGCGCTGTGGGAGGACGCCTGGCCGGTGATCACCAAGCAGCGCCCACCAGAGCCGATGGTGCTGCGCATGAACACCTTCGACTGCACCCAGTACGTGCACACCAACCTGATCCCATCGTTCTACGAGATGGACGACTACCAGGTACGCACGCCCACCGACGTGATCGGCCAGCATATCCACCTGCCCAAGTGGGACCTGACCGCCGCCGACGGCTCGGCCAACGGCTGGAACTACGAGGACGGGATTCTCTCGCCCGGCAGCGTGGTGGAGCGGGTGCATGCCATCCGCGCGTTCAACAATTGCACCGAAGGCGATGCCCGCGACGGCACCGCCGCCTGCCCGAACGCCAAGCAGCACCCGTACTTCGGGCGCTTCGGCCGGGCCGACTGGCTGGGTGCGCGCACGGCCATGCAACGCTGGTTCGCAGACCCCTTGGTGAACGTGCATAACGTCGACCGCGGCCTGGGCACCATCTTCACCCACGACCACCTCGGCCCATCGACCCACCAGCAGTTGGGCCTGTATGCCACCGTGCTGGCCGAGCCGGCCGGCTCCACCTGGTATCACGCCGAAACCGGCGAACAACTGTACAACCCGGCCAGCCGCCAGGACGGTGGCCCGACCTCGTGGCAGGCGGTGATCCAGACCGGCGACCACGACGGCGACGGCAAGAACGACAGCTACCGCGAGTTCTTCCTCGAGTACAGCGACTTCCAGCACGCCTATGAAGCCGGTGTGTACGTGGGCGCCGGCCCCAACGGTATCCCCGACGGCCAGAGCTATCCGGCCACCGCCGACAGCTTCCGCTACGCCATCAACCCGCCCGTGCGCGGCAAGGCCTCGAACCTGCTGGAGGCCATCGTCGAGACCCGTGGCGGCCTCAACCCCGGCTGCCCAAGCCGGCCGTGCCCGCAGGCGATCTCGGTGGACGACCCCGGCATGTTCGTCGTCAACTACCGCAACGAACCCCTGGCCCTGCGCGTGTTCGACCCCAACAAGGTCGGCCCCGACGGCAAGCGCGGCATGCAGGCCGACGGCCTGGGCGGCGACCTGGCCTACGCCCTGCAGACCCGCACCGACCGCGCCATCCCAGCGATGAACCTGGCACCTTCGGCGATCACCCAGGCGGTCGGTCCAACAGGCGGCACCACGCTGTTCCCGCCGCACATCAACAAGGCTGGCAGCGAGCCAGGCGACCCCTTCACGCCGATGCTGCGCACCTATTCCGGCGACAACGTGCGCCTGCGCATGCACGCCGGTGGCCATGAAGAAGAGCACAACGTCACCCTGCACGGCGTGAAGTGGCTGCAGAACGGCTCGGGCTTCGGCAACAGCTCCAACTCGGGGTGGAAGTCGTCGCAGATGATCGGCATCTCCGAGCAACTGGGCTTCATGGCGCCGGTGTCGATGATTTCAAGCTCCGCCGCCACCAACGGTGACTACCTGTATTCGCTGGATGCGGCCCTGGAGGGCTACTGGAACGGCATCTGGGGCATCATGCGCAACTACACCGCCCAGCGCGCCGACCTGTTCGCGCTGCCCAACAACCCGCAGCCGGTGGCCATGCGCAACACCGTGAACTTCGACGGCATCTGCCCGAAAACCACGGCCAACCCCACTGGCGTGGGCACCCGGCCGACGGTCAAGCGCAGCTATGAAGTGGTGGCGGCACTGGCCAACGACATCCTCGAGAACCGCCAGGGGGTGAGCATCAACGACCCGGCCGGGATCGGCCAGCATGTCGGCGGCCCGCTCAAGGCCAACGGCGGCACCCTGGTGTTCAATAGCCGGCGCACCAGCATCCCGCTGGTCAGCGGGGTCGACCCGGAGGATGGCGAGACCTTCACCATCGGTGGCCACAGCGCGCCACTGCACGACCCGACTGCCATCCTGTACGTGCGCAAGGCTGACCTCGACGCCAGCACCGGCAAGCTCAAGGCCGGGGTACCGGTGGAGCCGCTGATCCTGCGTGCCAACGCCGGCGACTGCATCAGCATCACCCTGGAAAACCGCCTGCCGCTGGTGATGCCGGACCTGCCCAGCACCGCGGTGATGCACAACGTGGTCAAGCGCGACCGCTTCGACAGCGAGGGCGCCACCGCCTTTGCCAACAACCTGATGCGCCCGTCCAGCCATGTGGGCTTGCACGCCCAACTGCTGGCCTACGACATCACCAAGTCGGACGGCGTCAACGTCGGCCTCAACCCGGTGCAGACCGTGCCACCGCGCAGTGGCGGCAGCGGCGCCTGGCCGACCAAGGTGTACCAGTACTACGCCGGGCACCTGGAGCGTGAAGGCAAGCCGACCCTGCAACTGGGGCGCACGGTGGACAACATCAACACCACCGCCATCGAGTTCGGCGGCCTCAACCTCACCCCGGCGGATGTCATCAAGCAACCGCAGAAGGGCCTGGTGGGGGGCATGAGCATCCTGCCGCAGACCGCCACCTGGACCGAGGACACGGCCAGCCGCGCCCAGGCCACGGTGAAGGTCAGTGGCCAGCCGGACTACCGCGACTTCGTCACGGTGTGGCAGCGGGCGTTGAACATGCGTTGGGCCGATGGTCGCCCGGTGGCAGGCATCAATACCGAGGGCAATGGCGCGGCGGGCGACCCGCAGGACAACGGCAACATGGCGGTGAACTACAAGACCGAGCCGCTGTGGCTGCGCTTTGGGGTGGCGCCGGACGCACCGTTCGGCCGTGCCGACGGACTTGGGTTCGCGGATATTCCCAACGTGCACATGGCGTATAGCAACGCCCTGGTCGGTGGCGATCCGCAGACCCCGGTGCTGTATGCCAAGCCGGGGCAGCCGCTGCGCAACCATATCGTGATGCCCAGTGGCGGCAGCCGTGGCATGACCTACCAGCTCGATGGGCACGTGTGGCCGTTGCACAATTACCAGGCCGAGAAGAGCGATGTGGACGGTTACCCCATGGGGTTGCCGGGCATTGGCTCGGTGCGCTTCGGCTACAACCCGATGGCGATGTACATCGGCGCCCAGGAGAGCGTGCTGCCGGCGGCGCACTTCAGCTTCATGCTGCCGAGTGCCGGCGGGGCCAACGCGGTGCCGGGGGATTACCTGTTCCGCGACTATGCGGCGTATGGGAATACCTCGGGGTTGTGGGGGATTATGCGGGTGACCAACGAGGCGCCGCCAGCGGTGGCGCCGGCGCAGTGA